In one Brassica oleracea var. oleracea cultivar TO1000 chromosome C9, BOL, whole genome shotgun sequence genomic region, the following are encoded:
- the LOC106314184 gene encoding uncharacterized protein LOC106314184: protein MAQSVFVKLKLAMAQSSSYSTIDNKKEKVVVCNCNIEAKGIQAWTVDDPGRRFYTCEGRRVSNGYQTCNFFRWYEVENPHGWQYTALLGARNVIRQQKEDISNLRNQVRELSLENVRIGGAVRLENESSGQLHLIQTSTVKHVKRLEEKYWF from the exons ATGGCTCAAAGTGTGTTTGTGAAGCTAAAATTAGCG ATGGCTCAAAGTTCAAGTTACTCTACCATTGACAACAAAAAGGAAAAAGTTGTGGTTTGCAACTGTAACATTGAAGCAAAGGGGATTCAAGCTTGGACTGTTGACGACCCTGGAAGGAGGTTTTATACCTGCGAAGGGCGTAGAGTTTCTAACGGATACCAAACCTGCAACTTCTTTCGATGGTATGAAGTTGAGAACCCACACGGGTGGCAATATACTGCATTGTTGGGTGCTAGAAATGTTATACGCCAACAGAAAGAAGATATTAGTAACCTGCGAAACCAAGTAAGAGAACTTAGCCTTGAGAATGTAAGAATTGGCGGAGCAGTTAGGCTTGAGAATGAAAGCAGTGGCCAACTCCACCTGATTCAGACCTCAACTGTGAAGCATGTGAAGCGCTTAGAGGAGAAATATTGGTTCTAA
- the LOC106314186 gene encoding uncharacterized protein LOC106314186: MAESQEIELKIHFGGSVKKIGKEDYEYLGELGSKNVEWKFDEILWDRFVDFCKEEALIRAPVGLIWFKSEKEEMKQLRYLYDRYDEEMLMLRSVSKLGIDVVVVFVEHECSEHIPGVIQLSDREHIEDEEHSENDDVDRPKEDDEPEGSEDKNPAEKEDNPTVNPAEKEDNEDGGDEVVADVTDDTNDVRFQSVFEEGEKAVLDKEAYGNGIEEDDSEDERAPVDVEYLDTPVESEDEWEEWNRKLKGKGKVNGSDKYHGDYEKPPYIWLFQKFNSGLEFKDQVLKYFMNTQYDVKMARSESFRIVEKPINKWMVKVCHMKHNHGKSSRISMLKQCVIAVLFREELRINVNLQASTIKDAIKVRYDIVVPISKCYRGRDIALGTILEAQTTQFWKLWDYEEELRRSNQAVGSDADNRMYPIAWTVVRGENKDTWGWFMRKLKHDIGLEFGKDLTVISDKQKGLVHAIELELSEAEHRMCARHIYANWKKLGFSRSEFKSLFWGVAYSYTEGEYKEKMRLVEAYDVVAHNELLKTDPERWCRAFFNVESHCPDVHNNLSESFNRNIKMARAKPMINMLEDIRRQAMTRISSRFFTADKWDTIVTPITMALLEKARCAKKHCSTIRSGFSLYEVNEFDCGYMVDLATHQCACRRWDLTGIPCKHAVCVLDDNQEDPVKYTAEYYYTHVMKRTYSDNIKPVNGKNLWKMIGKPPIGIPEIRKPRGRQEHDIGRKSHLKRLKLLKNCQDIDAYPHVATVISLDTLKLDAKTKLWFMRDQKISVADLHVHATGSSSQSVHVTGSSSQPVEATGFSSDPKPHAKKP, encoded by the exons ATGGC TGAATCGCAGGAAATCGAATTGAAGATTCATTTTGGTGGTTCAGTGAAGAAGATTGGAAAGGAAGATTATGAGTACTTAGGTGAATTAGGGAGCAAAAATGTGGAATGGAAGTTCGATGAGATATTGTGGGATAGGTTTGTCGATTTTTGCAAAGAAGAAGCGCTAATTAGAGCACCAGTTGGCTTGATTTGGTTTAAATCAGAAAAAGAAGAGATGAAGCAACTGCGGTATTTATATGATAGGTACGATGAGGAGATGTTGATGCTACGATCTGTGAGCAAGCTAGGGATAGATGTTGTAGTAGTGTTTGTTGAACATGAGTGCTCAGAACACATACCCGGTGTGATTCAGCTTTCAGATAGAGAACACATTGAAGACGAAGAACACAGTGAGAATGATGATGTCGATAGACCTAAAGAAGATGATGAGCCAGAAGGATCAGAAGATAAGAATCCGGCTGAAAAGGAAGATAACCCGACTGTGAATCCGGCTGAAAAGGAAGACAATGAAGATGGTGGTGATGAAGTTGTCGCTGATGTAACAGATGATACTAACGATGTAAGGTTTCAGTCTGTCTTTGAAGAAGGAGAGAAAGCTGTACTAGATAAAGAAGCATATGGAAATGGTATAGAGGAAGATGACAGTGAAGATGAGAGGGCGCCAGTAGATGTTGAATATCTAGACACACCAGTAGAGTCAGAAGATGAATGGGAAGAATGGAATCGAAAGCTTAAAGGAAAAGGGAAGGTCAATGGAAGTGATAAATACCATGGTGACTATGAAAAACCACCTTACATCTGGTTATTTCAAAAGTTTAACAGTGGGTTAGAGTTTAAAGACCAAGTCTTGAAGTATTTTATGAATACTCAATACGATGTGAAGATGGCAAGGTCGGAGTCATTCAGGATTG TGGAGAAGCCGATTAACAAGTGGATGGTGAAAGTGTGTCACATGAAGCACAACCATGGTAAATCAAGCAGGATCTCAATGTTGAAGCAATGTGTGATTGCTGTCCTTTTTAGAGAAGAATTACGCATAAATGTCAATCTACAAGCTTCAACGATCAAAGATGCGATAAAGGTAAGATATGACATTGTTGTACCTATATCTAAGTGCTACAGAGGAAGAGACATTGCATTGGGGACAATTCTTGAAGCTCAAACAACACAGTTTTGGAAGCTATGGGATTATGAAGAAGAGTTGCGTAGATCAAACCAGG CAGTTGGGAGTGATGCCGATAACAGGATGTACCCTATTGCTTGGACAGTTGTGAGAGGAGAAAACAAAGATACTTGGGGATGGTTTATGAGAAAGCTGAAGCATGATATTGGCTTGGAATTTGGGAAGGATCTTACTGTAATCTCGGATAAACAAAAAGGACTTGTTCACGCTATCGAATTAGAACTTTCTGAAGCAGAACATCGCATGTGTGCTAGGCACATTTATGCTAATTGGAAGAAGCTTGGTTTCTCAAGGTCAGAGTTTAAGTCATTGTTTTGGGGAGTCGCATACAGCTACACCGAGGGAGAGTACAAAGAGAAGATGCGTTTGGTAGAGGCTTACGATGTCGTGGCACACAATGAATTACTCAAAACAGACCCAGAGCGCTGGTGTAGAGCATTCTTCAATGTGGAGTCTCATTGTCCTGATGTGCACAACAATTTATCAGAAAGTTTCAACAGAAACATAAAGATGGCAAGGGCAAAACCAATGATCAACATGTTGGAGGACATACGCAGACAAGCAATGACAAGGATATCAAGCCGGTTCTTTACGGCAGATAAGTGGGACACCATTGTAACACCTATTACAATGGCTTTGTTGGAGAAAGCGAGATGTGCAAAAAAACATTGTTCAACAATTCGCAGCGGTTTCAGCTTGTACGAGGTGAATGAGTTCGACTGTGGTTACATGGTGGATTTGGCTACACATCAGTGTGCTTGCAGGCGATGGGATCTCACAGGTATTCCTTGTAAACATGCTGTGTGTGTGCTTGATGACAACCAGGAGGATCCTGTGAAGTATACTGCAGAATATTACTACACACATGTGATGAAAAGAACTTACTCTGACAACATCAAACCTGTCAATGGCAAAAACTTGTGGAAGATGATAGGCAAGCCACCTATTGGGATACCAGAGATAAGGAAACCAAGAGGGAGACAAGAACACGATATAGGAAGAAAGAGTCATTTGAAGCGCTTGAAACTGCTGAAAAATTGTCAAGACATAGACGCATACCCACATGTAGCAACTGTCATTAGTCTGGACACATTAAAACTGGATGCAAAAACCAAACTGTGGTTTATGAGGGACCAAAAAATAAGCGTGGCAGACCTC CATGTTCACGCCACTGGATCATCATCTCAGTCTGTTCACGTCACTGGATCTTCCTCTCAACCTGTAGAAGCCACTGGATTCTCATCTGACCCCAAGCCTCATGCTAAGAAACCTTAA
- the LOC106316719 gene encoding uncharacterized protein LOC106316719 (The sequence of the model RefSeq protein was modified relative to this genomic sequence to represent the inferred CDS: added 57 bases not found in genome assembly) produces the protein MDLPELPPRMFTLGEEPDAIRSISYHSDDTKLFKALCDCLTADEYDDLKASKLRVFIKFKELDFGWTSRLVHFLLCFQLDIKKKFELWSLVVSQPVRFSLIEFEHLTGLNCDYIKDLENPRCEVTSEMAAFWEKMRVDIDTGPSIEQITEAFYNCDEWSPDDRMRLGYLAIYAGYIEGKKFSSATSASLARLVMDLEKFENYPWGRVAFKVLMDSLKAKDLTQTGYTVDGFIQVLQVWAYYAMPELGANYGSPIPNRPSPLLLAYRGGKRQRKCFKAAINKQVLNFTPKTSQTT, from the coding sequence ATGGATTTACCAGAACTCCCGCCGAGGATGTTTACATTAGGAGAAGAGCCCGATGCAATCAGGAGCATTTCGTATCATTCTGATGACACGAAGTTGTTTAAAGCTCTATGTGATTGTCTCACAGCTGACGAATATGACGATCTGAAGGCGTCGAAGTTAAGAGTGTTCATCAAATTCAAGGAGCTTGACTTTGGTTGGACTTCAAGGCTGGTACATTTTTTGCTCTGTTTCCAGCTGGACATCAAGAAGAAGTTTGAGCTCTGGAGTCTTGTCGTTTCACAACCTGTGAGGTTTTCACTGATAGAGTTTGAACACCTCACTGGGCTGAACTGCGATTACATCAAGGACCTGGAAAATCCAAGGTGTGAGGTTACGTCGGAGATGGCTGCTTTCTGGGAGAAGATGCGTGTTGATATCGATACTGGGCCAAGTATTGAACAGATAACAGAAGCATTTTACAACTGCGACGAGTGGTCTCCGGACGATCGCATGCGGCTGGGATACCTTGCCATCTACGCAGGATACATCGAAGGGAAAAAGTTCTCATCCGCTACATCAGCTAGTCTTGCAAGGCTAGTGATGGATTTAGAAAAATTTGAGAATTATCCATGGGGGAGAGTGGCGTTTAAGGTGCTGATGGATTCTCTGAAGGCAAAAGACTTGACGCAAACTGGTTACACTGTTGATGGGTTCATACAAGTGCTCCAAGTGTGGGCGTACTATGCTATGCCAGAATTGGGTGCTAATTATGGGTCTCCCATACCAAACAGACCGTCTCCACTGTTGCTGGCTTACAGGGGTGGCAAAAGACAACGCAAATGTTTTAAG